TATTTCAGGGATACAAATTCTGCGGTTTGTTTTATTGGCTCTTTCAATATTCTTGTCAGGACGGAATAACAGAGTTTTTCCATCTTCTGTCTTATAAGCTTTTAACCCTTCAAACATTTCCTGTCCATAGTGGAAGACCATGGCTGAGGGTTCAAGACTGATAGGCTGATACGGTATGATTCTGGCGTCCTGCCAGCCGTTTTCTATGTCATAATCCATTACAAACATATGATCCGTAAAAATAGTTCCAAACTTTAATGGATTATCAGCCTTTGGTAAATCTTTTGGGGTTGCTGTTTTTTCAACTCTGATATCTAACATCAAACACGTCCTTCTTTCATTTTATCACAAATTTTTATATAACTATAATATTAATCTTACAGTGTAGATTTTTCAAGTATTTTTTCCTGGTTGTCCAAAATTCATTAAGATTAATCAAACTACGTCTTTGCAATGCTTTCTGTGAACTAAAAATACTGTAACTTATGAAAGGACCGCTTTATGATAACCAAAGCTCCTCTTGTAAGTTACAGTATCTTCTATTATAGTATCCATTCCTATGTCCTTATAGCCGCTGCATTTATCTGAAAAAAATGTGGATATTGCTTTGACATGCTCTTTACCTGCTCTATCATATAATTAGAGTGTTCCGTTACAACCTTACGCATTGTCTCTATATCCCGTTTTCGAGCTGCTGCAACCATTTTTTCATGTTCATCAATAACCATATTCTCCACACCATTCATCTTACCATTTAATAAGCGTATGCGGTTATAATGGGAAGTTACCTCTTCTATGGTATACCAGGAAAGTTCTTCCCCTGCCGTCTCAAAAATCAATTGGTGAAAGCGGTTATCCTTGCAGTAAAAATCAAGAAAATGTTCCTTTTTCATATATTTTTTCTGCTTATTCACCAGCTCCTGCATCGTGTCTGCCACCAGCTCACTACACTTGCGGATAAATTCTTCCACTACAGCCGATTCCAGAGAATTACGAATAAACCATTCTTCTCTAACCCTCTGCAAATCAATTTTTGATACCACGGTTTTACGCTGCGGATAAATTTCCACCAGCCCAGACTGCTGAAGACGGACTACTGCCTCACGTACCGGAGTTCTACTGACACCATAACGTTCAGAAAGTTTCTGCACACTGACATCAGTCCCCGGCTCCAGCGTCATATTCATGATGTCATCCCTTATTTTATTGTAGGTTACATCATTCAATGAATTACTGTTATTTGAAATTTTCAACTGTTTCTCTACACCTTCCTGAACTCATTCCTAATACTTCACGATACATTTTTTCAGCGCCGGAGGTATCATACCCATAATACAAAAGGATGTCCAGTAAAAATGGTGAATAGCTTAATCCATTCAATTCCTTTGTAAATGCCATTGCTCCGATTTCCCCCAAAACACGTATCGTAGAATAGTTTTTAAAGCCCATGAAGTTCCATAGCAGTATTTTTTCTGTCCTAGTATAAATCTCCCTACCATACTCTTCCTCTAACCTATGAAAAACTTCATGCCCCAAGATAGTATCCATTATACCATCTTGCAGAAAAAGTTCAACCAGATTTGAATCAGCTTTAGAAATCAGCTGTACTGCTTGACTTACAGGTTCTGTCATAATTTCTATTTTGTCCGGTGGCGTATAGCAGGCAAATAAGATCCGTTTACCCGCCATAGAGGTCTTTTGATAGACTACCTCAACATTTAATATTCGGGCAATGGCACGCACATCCCTCGTGCCATATTCTCTTATGATTCGCTTGGCATACTCTCTTCCACATTCCATAGCACGGTATATCATTACTTCTCTTTTTCCAGCAGAGATACGCTTGTTGAGAAGCTCCCTGGTGAAAGCATAGTTTCCCCAGGTCTCATCATCCAGCGTTAGCAGCTTATGAATCATTTTCTCAAACCTGTTTTGCCCCAACGTAGTTCCTCCTTACTAAAAAATATAACGTCTCCTTTTAGTTTCCGATTGCTTTCATGCTAACTCTGTTTTACATTAGCTGCGACAATTATTACCTCCGTCTCCGGTTCTAACGTAGAAACTTCTATATCCATTAACAATTCCAGCTGTTCAAAATCTGAGGCCGAAAAGTCCATAACTCTGGCTCCGATACACAAGTAATAATCCGGTCTTGCAATTAATTCCGTCTGATAAACCGCCATACTGTCCCAAAGCCTTTTTACTGCCATAAGATACTCTCCTGCGGTAGTCTTAACTGCCATTGCATTTCCTCTTTGCACTTTTATGAAGCCTTTTGTATCCAGAATACGTATGGCTCCCCCTTCCGCGCCTTTTCCGTTTTTTTCACCAAAGATATACACATAGCGGGTTTGCTCCAGTAGCCTTGTCTCACTGGTCGGAATACGCATATCGGCAGCTGCAATCTCCTTTAATTCTTCGGTATTGCACTCTTTGAGCAGATCTGTTGTTTTCACTTCAGTAGAGCCGGTTGCAATCGCTGTTACTTTCGAAGTCTGAGGATCAATCTCAATGTGAATTTCAATACTTTCAGGCATTGCTCCGCTTTCAATTGCTTTATTCATTGCTTCCATTTTTATGGAACTGATGTCTTCTTTCGTCGGTGACGGAATAATACGTTCTACTGCATCCCTAACCATAGATAAGGCAACTCCGATGGAGGAAATGACTTCTGCATTCTCAGGGATATTATATTTTAATCCCATCTTTTCTGCAAAGTGGACAATAAGAGATGCTGCACCTCCACCTACGCCAACTAAAGATATCTGATCTTTCTCTAGTTTATACTTTTCAGCAAGGTATAAAATTACAGGCTCTATCTTCGCATACGCTTTTTCCATTATCTGCGTGGCAATATCTTCAACGGTTGTTCCGCAATAATCTGCCAGTGCCTGCATGGCCTTGCGAGCTGACGCAGGGTTACCATAAGAAAAATGCTCTTTCTTTACTAAGCCTAATACGTTCGCCGCACAAGAGTTGGTTATGGTTATTCTTTCTCCATTTTCCAGACGAATGGCTACATAGTCTGCCGGGTCACCAGGTTTAGGCGAAAAGAATTCAACCTTTGGTGCTTTTATTTTATCTGCGTCGGTAAATACTGAATAATCCAGTCCTCCTATATGGGCTGACCGTGGTCCTACATCTATGATTCCGTTTTTATCTGCTCTTACCATAGAACCTCCGGCAACACCAAGTACCCGCACATCCAGAGAATTAATATAAGTGGGGTGTCCTCCAACAATTGAGTAGTCTATAGCCGGACGGCCATTTTTAATAACACCAATATTCGTTGTAGTTCCTCCAACTTCAAAATAAACACCATTGGATGCTCTTAAATACATTAAGGAACCCATTACGGAAGCTGCCGGTCCGGAGAGCATGGTAAGTACAGGACGCTTTTTCATTTCGCCAATTTCCATAACACCGCCGTCCCCCCTCATTATCATTAAGGGAACATTAACTCCCGCTTCTCTTACAGATTGTTCCGTTGAATTGGCAGTATCTAACATTTTTGGAAGTATACTTGCATTGATAGCTGCTGTTCTTGTTCTTCTGGTCAATCCGTACAGTTTCGTAATATCAGAAGCCATTGTGGTTGGCATTCCATTATTTTCTGCTTCTTCATATACCAGTTTTTCAGGTCTGCCATCGTCTACACCAAACGCCATAGAGGGAACAATCACTTGTGCTCCCTGGTTTTTCAGCCCCTGAATAACTTCCTTAACGGATTGTCCATTCATCTTTTTAACATTCAAAAAACTGTTAATTATATTAATTTCCTTATTATTTCCTAAATCTATATTCTTCAAATTGGTCTGTCTTTTTGCTAAAAAGCCTTCCAATCCGCCTTTTGCCATACCAATAATCCCCACTCGGGCTACATCACCTTCAATTAGTGCATTGGTTGCCTGGGTTGTACTGTGGGCTACAAACACAACCTGCTCCGGTTTTATATTATTTTCTTTCAAACAATTCTGAAAGCATTTTACTACACCTGCTGCAACTCCTCTTTTATCATCATGCGTTGTTTTCACCGATGATTTTCCTATAATTTCATGGGTATCATTATCAATCGCAACCGCCTTAGTATGGGTACCACCTACGTCTATACCCATTCGAACCTTTCTGCCCATGTTAATCCTCCATTTTTTGATTTTTTAAGTTTTAAAGAACCGGCCCCACATATCGCAGCAGCCGGTTATTCTATAGTTATTTACTCTGCAAACTACTTAACTAGCTCCCGGCGCATGCCGCGTCTGCTTACAGATTCGGCACTGCCCTAATCAGGGTGTGAAATTGTCTCATACTAAACTGCCATATAGTATAAATACTATAGCGCTAAGAATGATACCAATAATCCAACCGGTAGGAATGGACATCTTCATATAATCCTTAGTAGATACTTTCGTATAACCAAAACTCCAGGCAACCCATGACTGCGTCACATCTAAATGCTGAGGTCCAACTGTCGTTATTGCAAATAAAGGATATAAGAATTGCACCGGCCATGCTGCTGTTGATACAACCACCGCAAGGATTGCAGCACCGCATCCAACTAAGTTCATTGGTCCTCTAAAGAAACCAAGTGGGGTTAATACTGCAAATGCAATACATAATAATAAGGCACTTTGGGGCATTACTCCTCCAAGTAAAATCTTAAAATACGGAGAAGCATAATTAGCCGCATTGTTAAACATGGATAAAGTTAATAAAAATCCAACCATTGGAGCTACATCTATTGCACCATCAGAGAACTGCTTGGAAAGCATTCTTCCAATGTTCGTAAAACCACCTTTTAATTTACCACAAGTCAATAAAGCAAACAAACCTGAGAAGATAAAGCCAAAGATAATAGGTGCTTTAAATACTACAACACCAATTACTGGAAGTATAACAGAAATCCATGATATTGCCGGTGCATCGGACACATTACCACTGTCTGCAGTCGCTGCCCAAGCATAGGAAGTTTTCTTCTTGTTTATGAAAATATTTGCTACAACTAGTACTACCACAAGAGAAACGCCCATAGCAATCATACCAAATGGAAAATATTCATTGTAATCGTAGCTTGCATAGCTCGCATTGGCAGTTTCAAAGATTGCCTGATATTGCTTAAAGTTAACAACATTACCAAAAATCCCTGCCATAATAGATCCGATAAAAGAAAACATGGCAATTGGTGAGGGAATACCAAGAGAAAGCATAATTGGCAGCACGATGACTGCTATGGATATAACAGGACCTATTCCTGTCATGGATGTAAAAATAACAGCCGTAACGATACATAAAAGTGACATGGTGATTCTTGGTTTATCACCACCAAGTTCAACTACCTTACGAATTAAGGTTGCTGCTATTCCTGTATCAATTAAAACCCTTCCAAAGAAAGCACCGAAAAAGACATTAACCAATATTGATTTACCATAGTTTTCGGGGCCTGTTTGAAAAACATTTGTTAATACATTAATTAAACTTTGTCCTTCCATTGCCGAGTTAGGTGTAATCTGATTTCCGATTAGCGCCAAAGCTGTCCAGAATAACGACATAACGAAAAAACCCACCATAAGGTTGTACCCTTTTACACAATACCAAACCAATCCAAAGAATGATAGGATCATAATGATACCAATAATTACATTAACAGCTTCCATAAAAAATACCCTCCTAAAATATATACATTATTTAGTATACTGACATGTTATTCTCTTTGCTAACATGTCAGTTGTTGTATTAACATGCTAACATGTTAGTCTGATCTTGTCAATATATGATTGTATGTTTTTTATGATTTTTTGCAAAAAAATATCTTTTCTTTAGAAATTATTATATATTATTTCTTAATTTGGATTATTATATACATAGAAGTGCACAAACTGCCTACTTTCTTGCTTTATATTATCGTTAGGTTTTGTTTGACAAATCTTATTCCCTCTGCAGATTTATATAATGGTTTTTATGAATTTTTCAAATAAAAAAAGGACTGTATAGACAGCCCTTATATTCCGTATTCCTTTTCCAGTTTATTAACTAACGTGATGTATTTATCCTGGATACCTTTAACTCTTGCAACTTCTTCAAATTCGTCTGTTTTTTCATTTACTTCTGTTAAAACTTCTGGTGGCAGTTGCTTTCCTCCGAACGTATAAACCACTTCATCCTCTTTGGCAATATGACGGGTTAAGAGATGCGTATAGCCTACTGCATTAGCAATTACATCCAGTTTACTTTCTTCATCCCCTTCTTGTACACGTTTTAAAGCATCAACCAAATCAGCAATATAAAGCCTTCCAAAATCGTGTTCTACCAGCATGCCATGGGTTATTAGATTCTCACCAATCTTACCAAGATGGGTTTGCATTTCTTTAAACAACAGTTTCTCTTCCTTGCCATGGTGATGCTGGTCTGCATAGCTTCTAATAAAATCAATCATCTCTTCAAAATGCTCGTAGTTAATGGGTTCACCTTTTAAAATGCCATAACAAGCTTTACGGACTACAGCAAGCATACGCTTTATATACTTGTGCTCCTCTATCATAATCTCAATACTATTCAAGACAATACCTCCTTATTTAGATATACGGCTGGTTATTTCATCCAGTTTTTCAAAAGCTCCTCCTGCCGGTTCTAACAGTCCTTTGATAAAGCTTTCCCTTAATAGATAATAATTATCAATGTTTCCGCCTAAGCTGTTCCAGTATTCTTCATGAACACAGAGATTTCTTCTATAAATCACTTCATTGTCACTGCCGCTTACCAGTGTGTTGGCATGGTCACAAGGCATACCATCTAAAAGAACATTATTCAGATACTCATAGATGTCCTTTGCGTTGCTGTTCATCGTTAACTCTGTCAATTCTCTTCCTGCATTTTCAAAATGCCCTAAAAGTTTATCAAACAATTCAGGGTATTCACCAACAAGTTTCGTTACTGCATAGGCAAGGCGATATTCCACCACAGATACCTGCTCCTGAAGCCATCCGTGGATATTGGAAGTATCTATTTGTTCTTCTAAGGGCTTATCACTAATGGATCCAAACTGGTCATCCATCTGCTGTGTTATATCCAGAGAAAGATTATTTTCCTTTATAAATTTTAATACTTCTTCTACCATCTGATTTTGTACGTTGATTTTTCGATACAGCCAGTAGTGTATCGGTCCAAGAAATGCGCTCATTCTTTTCTCTCCTTATTATTTTGTCAAAATAACCGGCAAAATGTCTTGTGTTATAACCACTTACATCCTGCCGGTTCTTGTAATAAATTAAGCCATAAATAACTTAATGTCGTCTTCTACTGTTCCGATACCTGCAATACCAAAGTTTTCAACTAATACCTTAGCCACATTTGGTGAAAGGAAGGCAGGTAAAGTTGGTCCTAAGTGTATGTTCTTTACACCTAAGTAAAGAAGGGATAACAGTACGATAACTGCTTTCTGTTCATACCAAGCAATATTAAATGCTAAAGGTAGTTTATTAATATCATCTAACTCAAATACTTCTTTTAATTTTAAGGCAATTAAAGCTAAAGAGTAAGAATCGTTACACTGACCTGCATCAAGTACTCTTGGAATACCGCCGATATCTCCTAATGGAAGTTTGTTATATTTATATTTTGCACAGCCTGCTGTTAAAATAACCGTATCATTTGGAAGTGCTTTTGCAAAATCAGTGTAGTAATTTCTGGATTTTGCTCTTCCATCACAACCTGCCATTACAAAGAATTTCTTAATCGCTCCACTCTTAACTGCTTCCACAACCTTGTCAGCTAAAGCAAATACCTGATTATGTGCAAATCCACCAATGATTTCTCCTGTTTCAAGCTCAGTAGGTGCACTGCATTTTTTAGCGTGTTCTATTAGCTGGGTAAAATCTTTCTTATCTCCGCTTTCACCAGGAATATGAGCACATCCTACAAAACCTGCCGCTCCGGTAGTGTATAATCTTTCTTTATAGCTTGCTTTTGGAGGAACGATACAGTTCGTAGTCATTAAGATTGGTCCGTTAAAAGCTTCAAATTCTTCTGCTTGTTTCCACCATGCATTACCATAGTTACCTACAAAGTGGCTGTATTTCTTAAATGCAGGATAGTAGTGTGCAGGAAGCATTTCAGAGTGAGTATATACATCTACGCCTGTTCCTTCTGTCTGCTCTAATAATCTTTCCAAATCTTTTAAATCATGTCCGGAAATTAAAATACCAGGATTATTTCTTACACCGATATTAACCTTAGTAAGTTCAGGATGACCGTAAGAGGTTGTATTGGCTTCATCCAATAATGCCATACCATCAACACCCACCTTACCTGTTTCCAGAGTAAGGGCCACTAATTCATCTGCTGTTAAACTATTATCTAAAGTTTTAGCTAATGCGCTCTGCATAAATACATGGATGGATTCGTTGTCAAAACCAAGTGCCAAAGCATGTTTTACATAAGCTGAAAGTCCTTTTAATCCATAAGTAATTAATTCTCTTAAAGATCTTACGTCTTCGTTCTCCGTAGCAAGTACCCCTACTGTTCCAGATTTTGCATCATATTCAGCGTCTGTCTGTGCATCCCAAAGGGCTGCTTCTGATAAGCCTTCTTTGTTAGAAAGCTTTGCTGCTAATTCTCTTTTTGCATTCAGGGTCGCTTTTACTCTATCATAAAAAACCTTGTCATCAAAGTTTGCGTTTGTTATAGTTGTAAATAAGTTTAAAGTAATGAGATGATTGATATCACCACCAATTGTCTGTCCTTCTGCTCTAAGTTTTGTAGTTACTTCTGAAAGACCCTTTGTTGTATAAATTAATAAATCCTGCATTCTGGCAAGATCAGGCGACTTACCGCAGACACCGAATTTTGTACATCCAGTACATCCGGCTGTTTCTTGACATTGGTAGCAAAACATTGCATTTTCCATTCTTCATACCCTCCGTAAATTATTATTGTTTTTCAATCACTTGATGAACTTATGATAAAACAAAACAGGGACTTTTTCTGTAACAAATGTTACGAATGGATAAAAAAACAGACCATATCTTTTATACTCCTAGGTACAAGACCAGGGACGTAGTAAAGATATAGTCTATTTTATTTAAAATCCATACAGGGTGTAATGGCTATTTATCACACTACCCTTATCATAGGTAATTCATTATTAGCACCCTTTGACAGTAATATCTGATGAAGATCTATGATTCCGTTGTTAAAGGTTGCTGCACAGGAAGCTAGATAAAGCTCCCACATTCTTGTGAATTCCTCACCCATCAGTGTAACTATCTCTTCCCTGTGTTCTACAAAGCGGCTGCGCCAGCAAAGAAGAGTCCTGTTATAATGCCTCCTAAGACTTTCTACATCTAAAATATAAAAACGATACTCCGGCATTAACTGTAATATTTCCCGTAGGCTTGGTACCGTTCCCCCTGGAAATATATATTTTTTAATCCAAGCATCTCCCGGATGCTCTTTCAGGGCAGTGATGGAATGAAGCAAAAAAAGTCCTTTTTCTTTTAAAACAGCATCTGCATTTTTTATAAATAAATCATAGTTCTTTCTACCGACGTGTTCTAACATTCCTACACTGACAATCCGGTCAAAGGTAAGTTCTGACTTAATCAAATCCCTATAATCCATGATTCTTACATCCAAAAGCTGTGTCAGTCCTTCTTCCTGAATACGTTCCTTAAACTTTGCGTGCTGCTCCTGACTTAATGTGATACCCGTACCCTTTATACCATATTTTTTAGCTGCTTCTATTAACAAAGCACCCCAGCCGCAACCGATGTCTAGTAAAGTCATCCCTTCTTCTAAATGCAATTTATCCAGAATATGATGTATTTTATTCATTTGGGCTTCATAAAGGGTATTCTTCTCTTCTTTAAAATAACCACAGGAGTAGCTCATAGTCTCATCCAGCCACAACCTATAAAATTCATTGCCAATATCATAATGGGACGATACTTCTTTTTTCTGGTTTGCTTTACTGGTTGCTGTAAAGAGAAGACTCTTTAGTTTTGATTTGTTGGTAGTGAATTTCCCCATTTCCCCCAAAAACAGATTCAAAACTTCATATAAATCTTTATCGACATCAATCTCTCCCCGCATATAGGCTTCTCCTAGTGCTAAGGAAGTACTGGTTAAAAGCTCCGTCTTACTGATAGGCTTCTTTATCATTATTGTAAATTCTGCTTCCCCATTGCCAACCTTTCGGGTTTCATCCTCTATTTGTAAGTTAAATGCGACCGGTATAATATTTGATAAGTACTCAATGAAAAAATTATCAAACATCTCTTTTTTGCTCCTTACTTATTAATTATAGTTACAATGGTTTTTATTAACAAAACCTATTCTAGCCCTTTTGGGAATTTATGTCAAACATTTTATGCAGTTATTTATTATTTCTTATGGATCTGAGGATGCAACAAGCCCGAAGCTGCTGCTTTATGCAGTAGTCCCAGGCTCGTAATTATTTATATAATATCGTTAAGACCATTAAAATCCAATATTTTCACCATGTCACGGTCAACCTCTATTAATCCGTCCTCCTGCATGTTAATCAATTCTCTGGAGAGCGACGGTCTTGTTACATT
The nucleotide sequence above comes from Anaerocolumna cellulosilytica. Encoded proteins:
- a CDS encoding GntR family transcriptional regulator codes for the protein MKISNNSNSLNDVTYNKIRDDIMNMTLEPGTDVSVQKLSERYGVSRTPVREAVVRLQQSGLVEIYPQRKTVVSKIDLQRVREEWFIRNSLESAVVEEFIRKCSELVADTMQELVNKQKKYMKKEHFLDFYCKDNRFHQLIFETAGEELSWYTIEEVTSHYNRIRLLNGKMNGVENMVIDEHEKMVAAARKRDIETMRKVVTEHSNYMIEQVKSMSKQYPHFFQINAAAIRT
- a CDS encoding hydantoinase/oxoprolinase family protein; translated protein: MGRKVRMGIDVGGTHTKAVAIDNDTHEIIGKSSVKTTHDDKRGVAAGVVKCFQNCLKENNIKPEQVVFVAHSTTQATNALIEGDVARVGIIGMAKGGLEGFLAKRQTNLKNIDLGNNKEINIINSFLNVKKMNGQSVKEVIQGLKNQGAQVIVPSMAFGVDDGRPEKLVYEEAENNGMPTTMASDITKLYGLTRRTRTAAINASILPKMLDTANSTEQSVREAGVNVPLMIMRGDGGVMEIGEMKKRPVLTMLSGPAASVMGSLMYLRASNGVYFEVGGTTTNIGVIKNGRPAIDYSIVGGHPTYINSLDVRVLGVAGGSMVRADKNGIIDVGPRSAHIGGLDYSVFTDADKIKAPKVEFFSPKPGDPADYVAIRLENGERITITNSCAANVLGLVKKEHFSYGNPASARKAMQALADYCGTTVEDIATQIMEKAYAKIEPVILYLAEKYKLEKDQISLVGVGGGAASLIVHFAEKMGLKYNIPENAEVISSIGVALSMVRDAVERIIPSPTKEDISSIKMEAMNKAIESGAMPESIEIHIEIDPQTSKVTAIATGSTEVKTTDLLKECNTEELKEIAAADMRIPTSETRLLEQTRYVYIFGEKNGKGAEGGAIRILDTKGFIKVQRGNAMAVKTTAGEYLMAVKRLWDSMAVYQTELIARPDYYLCIGARVMDFSASDFEQLELLMDIEVSTLEPETEVIIVAANVKQS
- a CDS encoding citrate transporter, yielding MEAVNVIIGIIMILSFFGLVWYCVKGYNLMVGFFVMSLFWTALALIGNQITPNSAMEGQSLINVLTNVFQTGPENYGKSILVNVFFGAFFGRVLIDTGIAATLIRKVVELGGDKPRITMSLLCIVTAVIFTSMTGIGPVISIAVIVLPIMLSLGIPSPIAMFSFIGSIMAGIFGNVVNFKQYQAIFETANASYASYDYNEYFPFGMIAMGVSLVVVLVVANIFINKKKTSYAWAATADSGNVSDAPAISWISVILPVIGVVVFKAPIIFGFIFSGLFALLTCGKLKGGFTNIGRMLSKQFSDGAIDVAPMVGFLLTLSMFNNAANYASPYFKILLGGVMPQSALLLCIAFAVLTPLGFFRGPMNLVGCGAAILAVVVSTAAWPVQFLYPLFAITTVGPQHLDVTQSWVAWSFGYTKVSTKDYMKMSIPTGWIIGIILSAIVFILYGSLV
- a CDS encoding hemerythrin domain-containing protein, translating into MNSIEIMIEEHKYIKRMLAVVRKACYGILKGEPINYEHFEEMIDFIRSYADQHHHGKEEKLLFKEMQTHLGKIGENLITHGMLVEHDFGRLYIADLVDALKRVQEGDEESKLDVIANAVGYTHLLTRHIAKEDEVVYTFGGKQLPPEVLTEVNEKTDEFEEVARVKGIQDKYITLVNKLEKEYGI
- the hcp gene encoding hydroxylamine reductase, whose protein sequence is MENAMFCYQCQETAGCTGCTKFGVCGKSPDLARMQDLLIYTTKGLSEVTTKLRAEGQTIGGDINHLITLNLFTTITNANFDDKVFYDRVKATLNAKRELAAKLSNKEGLSEAALWDAQTDAEYDAKSGTVGVLATENEDVRSLRELITYGLKGLSAYVKHALALGFDNESIHVFMQSALAKTLDNSLTADELVALTLETGKVGVDGMALLDEANTTSYGHPELTKVNIGVRNNPGILISGHDLKDLERLLEQTEGTGVDVYTHSEMLPAHYYPAFKKYSHFVGNYGNAWWKQAEEFEAFNGPILMTTNCIVPPKASYKERLYTTGAAGFVGCAHIPGESGDKKDFTQLIEHAKKCSAPTELETGEIIGGFAHNQVFALADKVVEAVKSGAIKKFFVMAGCDGRAKSRNYYTDFAKALPNDTVILTAGCAKYKYNKLPLGDIGGIPRVLDAGQCNDSYSLALIALKLKEVFELDDINKLPLAFNIAWYEQKAVIVLLSLLYLGVKNIHLGPTLPAFLSPNVAKVLVENFGIAGIGTVEDDIKLFMA
- a CDS encoding SAM-dependent methyltransferase; protein product: MFDNFFIEYLSNIIPVAFNLQIEDETRKVGNGEAEFTIMIKKPISKTELLTSTSLALGEAYMRGEIDVDKDLYEVLNLFLGEMGKFTTNKSKLKSLLFTATSKANQKKEVSSHYDIGNEFYRLWLDETMSYSCGYFKEEKNTLYEAQMNKIHHILDKLHLEEGMTLLDIGCGWGALLIEAAKKYGIKGTGITLSQEQHAKFKERIQEEGLTQLLDVRIMDYRDLIKSELTFDRIVSVGMLEHVGRKNYDLFIKNADAVLKEKGLFLLHSITALKEHPGDAWIKKYIFPGGTVPSLREILQLMPEYRFYILDVESLRRHYNRTLLCWRSRFVEHREEIVTLMGEEFTRMWELYLASCAATFNNGIIDLHQILLSKGANNELPMIRVV